In Malus sylvestris chromosome 15, drMalSylv7.2, whole genome shotgun sequence, a single genomic region encodes these proteins:
- the LOC126603367 gene encoding leucine-rich repeat extensin-like protein 3 has translation MSNSKDLVSMAGKWIPRSFKAAVFGLIMFAGLTYEDRTVDPETGLLCISECGTCPVLCSPPPSPELEPSGPLPSPPQSPPPVHHSPPQYYYISPPPSPPKQSPSPTPSPPKQSPSPPSYSSKGAPPPPPRFVYFYDMPPAGPVPTATTGTGVVNNNPLPNYFYTSMASSPSSVHVLLLFILLAHHLVFSFW, from the coding sequence ATGAGTAACTCCAAAGATCTAGTATCCATGGCAGGGAAATGGATTCCCCGGTCCTTCAAGGCGGCGGTTTTCGGGCTGATCATGTTTGCCGGGTTGACATATGAAGATCGCACGGTGGATCCTGAGACTGGTTTACTATGCATCAGTGAATGCGGTACATGTCCAGTCCTATGTTCACCACCTCCTTCTCCTGAACTCGAGCCTTCAGGTCCACTGCCATCACCACCACAATCACCGCCACCAGTGCACCACTCTCCACCTCAATATTACTACATTTCTCCGCCGCCCTCACCACCGAAACAATCACCATCACCAACTCCCTCACCGCCAAAACAATCCCCGTCACCCCCATCATATTCTTCGAAAGgcgctcctcctcctcctccacggTTTGTCTACTTCTACGACATGCCTCCTGCCGGTCCAGTGCCAACAGCAACAACGGGAACAGGAGTGGTGAACAACAATCCACTTCCAAACTACTTTTACACCTCCAtggcttcttctccttcttctgtTCATGTCTTGCTTTTGTTCATCTTGTTAGCTCATCatcttgtgttttctttttggtGA